Proteins from a genomic interval of Mycolicibacterium grossiae:
- a CDS encoding helix-turn-helix transcriptional regulator yields the protein MPQHWPMIGRDEDMAEVMALLDDRDAHGVALAGKAGVGKSRIAREAAERAAAAGWSVRTIAATATGRTVPLGACAQWIDDAGGTPAALVRHVGEAVIAGAAPGRVLVVVDDAHLLDDLSALVVHHLVDARAAKVVLTVRTGEPVPDAVSTLWKDRGVAWRDVEVMAPRQVAAVLAAAFESPPDDRCSRRFWDLTQGNMLFVRRLAEQEAAAGRLVDTDGALRWHGDVAVSGSLAELVETQVGALRDAVRDVIDVIAVAEPVDWRCLVQLVEQDAMEEAEQRGLIRVSGDDVFVGHPLFAEIRRARCGSTRLRRLRGRVAMAMADGGSAARLVERALLWLDSDLAPEPELMLSAARAANALLDFDVAERLFAAAADAGMGAQAQVSRALSLFMMSEGDSVDAALAKAPLVGDAGSGYVNDVVMRAMNALWTMRAPDEATRIVDEALLTERGERRHQLLVFRSIQLALAGRTVAVLDTLADVDDRVLGSQGTTMACLARCMAYGELGQPDRVVAAATRSLAVLNSHEDGAHLRGPVTEVLASGLAASGRVAEALDVAESFHRSRLGRLPAMRDVAAQILGAAHLAGGDLRAALHHLPDHFDPQDWIGRGFLSVNSFSRFHYLRAQALARVGDLDAAARAVEAARALHHPAYDYYGSSELLAEAWIAAAGARFGDARTLTLAAADCARDHQQWAREVWCLQTAVQFDHAGALERLTELAAQLGTARATAAARYAAALGADDAHGLDTASKHWEAMGDRLAAADAAAQSATSHRRAGRAGSAITAAARARRLASDCGGATSPALVSADFAAPFTNREREIVVLVARGMSNREIADTMCLSVRTVESHVYRASAKAGVAGRAGLRDLALH from the coding sequence TGGTGCGGCACGTGGGCGAGGCGGTCATCGCCGGCGCGGCACCGGGCCGCGTGCTGGTGGTCGTCGACGACGCCCACCTGCTCGACGATCTCTCGGCGCTCGTCGTGCACCACCTGGTCGACGCCCGAGCCGCGAAGGTCGTGCTGACCGTCCGGACCGGAGAACCGGTGCCCGACGCGGTGAGCACGTTGTGGAAGGACCGCGGAGTCGCGTGGCGCGACGTCGAGGTGATGGCGCCCCGGCAGGTCGCCGCGGTGCTCGCGGCGGCCTTCGAATCGCCACCCGATGACCGCTGCAGTCGGCGGTTCTGGGACCTGACGCAGGGCAACATGCTGTTCGTCCGTCGCCTGGCCGAACAGGAGGCCGCTGCCGGACGCCTGGTCGACACCGACGGTGCGCTGCGGTGGCACGGCGACGTCGCCGTCTCCGGGTCCCTGGCCGAACTCGTCGAGACGCAGGTCGGCGCGCTGCGGGACGCGGTGCGCGACGTCATCGACGTCATCGCCGTCGCCGAACCGGTCGACTGGCGCTGCCTCGTGCAGCTCGTCGAGCAGGACGCCATGGAGGAGGCCGAGCAGCGTGGCCTGATTCGCGTGTCCGGCGACGACGTGTTCGTGGGGCATCCGCTGTTCGCCGAGATACGAAGGGCGCGTTGCGGATCGACTCGACTGCGACGGTTGCGAGGCCGTGTTGCCATGGCGATGGCCGACGGTGGCAGCGCCGCGAGACTCGTCGAACGCGCACTGCTGTGGCTTGATTCCGACCTCGCTCCCGAGCCCGAGCTGATGCTCTCGGCGGCGAGGGCGGCCAACGCGCTGCTCGACTTCGACGTCGCCGAGCGGCTGTTCGCCGCCGCCGCGGACGCCGGGATGGGAGCCCAGGCGCAGGTGTCGCGCGCGCTGTCGCTGTTCATGATGAGCGAGGGAGACTCCGTCGACGCGGCGCTCGCGAAGGCGCCGCTGGTGGGCGACGCCGGGTCCGGCTACGTCAACGACGTGGTCATGCGCGCCATGAACGCGCTGTGGACGATGCGCGCCCCCGACGAGGCGACACGCATCGTCGACGAGGCGCTGCTGACCGAGCGCGGCGAGCGACGCCACCAGCTGCTGGTGTTCCGGTCGATCCAGCTCGCCCTGGCGGGGCGCACCGTCGCGGTGCTCGACACGCTCGCCGACGTCGACGACCGCGTCCTCGGTTCGCAGGGGACCACCATGGCGTGCCTCGCCCGCTGCATGGCCTATGGCGAACTCGGACAACCGGATCGGGTGGTCGCCGCCGCCACGCGGTCGTTGGCGGTGCTGAATTCCCACGAGGACGGGGCGCACCTGCGCGGCCCCGTCACCGAGGTGCTCGCGAGCGGTCTGGCGGCCTCGGGACGCGTCGCCGAAGCCCTCGACGTGGCCGAGAGCTTCCACCGCAGCCGGCTCGGCCGGCTGCCGGCGATGCGAGACGTCGCCGCGCAGATCCTCGGGGCGGCCCACCTCGCCGGCGGCGATCTCCGTGCGGCCCTGCACCACCTCCCCGACCACTTCGATCCCCAGGACTGGATCGGTCGGGGATTCCTGAGCGTCAACAGCTTTTCCCGCTTCCACTACCTCCGGGCACAGGCACTGGCCCGGGTCGGCGATCTCGACGCCGCGGCGCGCGCCGTCGAGGCGGCCCGCGCGCTGCACCACCCGGCGTACGACTACTACGGCTCGTCGGAATTGCTGGCCGAGGCCTGGATCGCCGCCGCCGGGGCGCGCTTCGGCGACGCGCGCACCCTGACACTCGCGGCCGCCGACTGCGCCCGCGATCATCAGCAGTGGGCGCGTGAGGTGTGGTGCCTGCAGACTGCGGTGCAGTTCGACCACGCCGGTGCCCTCGAGCGGCTGACCGAACTCGCGGCGCAACTGGGCACGGCGCGCGCCACCGCCGCCGCGCGGTACGCCGCCGCGCTGGGCGCCGATGACGCGCATGGCCTCGACACCGCCTCGAAGCACTGGGAGGCGATGGGCGACCGCCTGGCCGCCGCCGACGCGGCCGCCCAGTCCGCGACGTCGCACCGCCGAGCCGGCCGGGCGGGCAGCGCCATCACGGCCGCGGCCCGCGCGCGGCGCCTGGCCTCGGACTGTGGCGGTGCGACCAGTCCCGCGCTCGTCAGCGCCGACTTCGCCGCACCGTTCACGAACCGGGAGCGCGAGATCGTGGTCCTGGTCGCCCGCGGTATGTCGAACCGTGAGATCGCGGACACCATGTGCCTGTCGGTGCGGACGGTCGAGAGCCACGTCTACCGCGCGAGCGCCAAGGCCGGGGTGGCGGGCCGGGCCGGGCTGCGGGACCTCGCCCTGCACTGA